Proteins encoded together in one Penicillium digitatum chromosome 1, complete sequence window:
- a CDS encoding ribosome biogenesis protein (Bms1), putative, producing the protein MNEGRDAVSYREVLHAEASANTHSMNDATSPVPHNPMPSAKIQLTQSPKPLSLQIDGLNAVTIAHGEGNSNTAYIESSERGSDTSSDGRRLDLSATTVTDSLSSLASSSTNGNNSQSSELGNSHTLNGHTSIPWVDQELLESQLAPHVQPVNGNASIERWQPSLSPIKAGNASISPPLSPNFSYTSSNFNARLTSSQKRTAAGDFKSTLDIPTPNSADVNGATRRRSKSTGSSAYGSRIAQLSVHIRTRLSYAAAKVEQARQSREATPQTAFRTHDSASPLSPSASSDIASLPAGSSTPFSQNSQTSSNGNSNHFSSHSRSRSAFLSNQFLPIPKLAPPADIISSNGHNQRRRPNPNAGSNPSNYSPTSRHRRHHSHQENGLIQPPNGQPVLGLGTPSLSSSYTYAPISTPNGFNRHRPHSQNTLMEQDAIETLMFMSSPENSGYRFSPRRLPPASMQSSLNESINSSSDGAQYYIIQGSQSSESHHGRELGRKPWLEAHAGDDIDRLLDQMDSDSEDEGRYASYGGMNGAHPFRGQQRSR; encoded by the exons ATGAATGAAGGTCGCGATGCTGTGTCTTATCGGGAGGTACTCCATGCGGAGGCCAGTGCGAACACCCACTCTATGAATGACGCGACATCTCCCGTGCCTCACAACCCAATGCCTTCGGCCAAGATCCAACTCACTCAATCGCCGAAACCATTGTCACTACAAATAGATGGTTTGAACGCCGTTACCATCGCTCACGGCGAAGGTAACTCGAATACAGCCTATATCGAATCATCGGAGCGCGGCAGCGATACATCGAGCGATGGCCGACGACTAGATCTTTCCGCTACCACCGTCACAGACTCTCTTTCAAGCCTTGCTTCATCCTCGACCAATGGTAATAATAGCCAGTCCTCAGAGCTTGGTAACTCTCATACATTGAATGGACATACATCGATACCGTGGGTGGATCAGGAGTTGTTGGAATCCCAACTTGCCCCGCACGTGCAGCCGGTCAACGGAAACGCCTCAATAGAACGATGGCAACCTTCATTGTCGCCGATCAAAGCCGGCAACGCTTCAATATCACCGCCGCTTTCACCAAACTTTTCGTACACAAGTTCGAATTTTAATGCTCGCTTGACTTCAAGTCAGAAACGTACAGCAGCTGGCGACTTCAAATCTACTTTAGATATCCCCACACCTAACAGTGCCGACGTGAATGGAGCTACGCGACGGCGTTCGAAGAGCACGGGCTCATCAGCTTATGGGAGTAGGATTGCACAG TTGTCCGTCCATATCCGTACACGTCTATCATACGCAGCCGCCAAAGTAGAACAGGCCCGACAGTCGCGTGAAGCTACCCCCCAAACTGCATTCCGAACACACGACAGCGCGTCGCCATTAAGCCCGTCGGCATCAAGTGACATCGCATCACTACCGGCAGGGAGCTCCACGCCATTCTCACAAAATTCCCAAACATCATCCAATGGAAACTCCAATCATTTCTCGAGTCATAGTCGCTCGCGATCAGCATTCTTATCTAATCAATTCCTTCCAATTCCTAAGCTAGCACCACCTGCGGATATCATCTCATCAAATGGCCATAATCAGCGCCGTCGACCGAACCCTAATGCAGGCTCCAACCCTTCAAACTACAGCCCTACCTCCCGCCACCGACGCCACCATTCACACCAAGAGAACGGACTCATCCAACCACCCAACGGCCAACCAGTTCTAGGGCTAGGGACGCCCTCGCTCTCATCATCTTACACATATGCACCAATCTCCACCCCCAATGGCTTTAACAGGCACCGCCCCCACTCCCAAAACACACTCATGGAGCAAGATGCCATCGAAACCCTCATGTTCATGTCTAGCCCCGAGAATTCGGGGTACCGCTTCAGCCCTCGCCGGCTGCCACCAGCGAGCATGCAAAGCAGCCTGAACGAGTCGATCAACTCTTCAAGCGATGGAGCTCAATACTATATAATTCAGGGCTCCCAAAGTTCCGAGTCCCACCATGGTCGTGAACTCGGAAGAAAACCATGGCTGGAAGCTCATGCTGGTGATGATATTGATCGCCTTTTGGATCAAATGGACAGTGATAGCGAGGATGAGGGTCGATATGCGTCGTATGGTGGGATGAATGGTGCACATCCGTTTAGAGGGCAACAGCGCTCAAGGTAA
- a CDS encoding Proteinase inhibitor, propeptide produces the protein MPLYNITLKTEAPVEELEKAKAAAKENGGVIRHEYSIIKGFTVEFPDDTVQTFQSTKHVHVEQDGAATTYEMTWYQLCGLLSSMMPCTSSEYRPFSKC, from the exons ATGCCTCTTTACAAC ATCACTCTGAAGACCGAAGCTCCCGttgaggagctggagaa GGCTAAGGCAGCAGCCAAGGAGAATGGCGGCGTCATCAGACATGAATACAGCATCATTAAAGGCTTCAC TGTCGAGTTCCCCGATGACACTGTCCAAACCTTCCAATCCACTAAACATGTACACGTTGAGCAGGACGGCGCTGCAACTACTTA CGAGATGACTTGGTACCAATTATGTGGCCTGTTGTCATCCATGATGCCATGTACATCTTCTGAGTACCGGCCTTTCTCCAAAT GTTGA
- a CDS encoding Putative K transporter, with amino-acid sequence MSTCQPSPAYTAPPDSGVHATSKLYRSISETALNPSARVSKESFTIRPCSAQAWVVPAGHICRLTTPKGPQVGDLNIWNANNPRERMWAARTRQIHASHVSVGDRLWSNLPYLRPLVTITGDSLGGGQLHDVLGPDGKRNPEVVFGPTQFGGRVHDLMGTRCDPYVNLLMGGETFDFHCHSNLTRSVVPHGLTELDVHDVLNVFQVTGLDKDGKYFMETSPARAGEYFEFFAEVDVLCALSACPGGDLSNWGWDDKEADMGATCRPLGVEVYQLADDKILEGWRAPESPKYKGMHGMKMPPREEDGYTGL; translated from the exons ATGTCTACATGTCAGCCATCTCCAGCTTACACAGCACCACCCGATTCGGGGGTTCATGCAACTTCAAAGTTGTACCGCTCAATCTCCGAAACCGCATTGAACCCGTCTGCGCGGGTCTCGAAAGAATCATTCACCATCAGACCATGCTCCGCCCAAGCGTGGGTTGTCCCTGCCGGCCACATCTGCCGCCTGACCACACCAAAGGGACCACAGGTAGGCGATCTGAACATTTGGAACGCAAATAATCCCAGAGAACGGATGTGGGCTGCGCGTACTCGACAGATTCACGCCTCCCACGTCTCAGTGGGTGACCGACTATGGTCGAATCTGCCATATCTGCGGCCCCTCGTAACAATTACGGGTGACTCGTTGGGCGGCGGGCAGCTGCATGACGTGCTTGGACCTGATGGAAAGCGCAACCCGGAGGTCGTATTCGGACCTACGCAATTTGGAGGGCGGGTGCATGATTTGATGGGCACTCGATGCGATCCTTATGTCAACTTGCTGATGGGCGGAGAGACCTTTGACTTCCACTGTCATTCGAACCTGACTCGTTCTGTCGTTCCTCATGGACTGACGGAGCTAGATGTCCATGATGTCTTGAATGTGTTTCAGGTGACGGGGCTGGATAAGGATGGAAAGTATTTTATGGAGACCTCCCCTGCGAGGGCGGGCGAGTACTTTGAATTCTTTGCAGAAGTGGATGTTCTCTGCGCGCTTTCTGCGTGCCCTGGCG GGGATTTGTCTAATTGGGGTTGGGATGATAAAGAGGCTGACATGGGAGCCACATGTCGTCCGTTGGGTGTGGAGGTATACCAGCTAGCAGATGACAAAATTCTGGAGGGGTGGAGGGCTCCAGAGAGCCCCAAGTATAAAGGAATGCACGGTATGAAGATGCCTCCTCGTGAAGAAGATGGCTACACTGGACTCTAG
- a CDS encoding Mitochondrial pyruvate dehydrogenase kinase, putative has translation MAFRPGYRSLQIARPRILRQSSTQSQNWAGRPFDVAKDNVAQLAASPRRPLTLADLLKHGRPPLNKEALLASANFTLSLLPARLASRIQALRNLPFIVVSNPHVSKIYHNYLHSLSTLIPYQQRRITTLEEEKQFGDVLADLVQTHTNTIPVLARGFLECRKYVSPADVTSFLDTHLRARIGTRLIAEQHLALHFASQPISDTSSDGADAPAPKNSIPSNYIGVIDTALQPARIIRLCEDFVGEICELKYGVRPRLEIEGEPEATFAHIPVHVEYIITELLKNAFRATIENGNEREPIEVTIAAAPDVPGNTPPVPGDTEADFELGSGLSSDSENETIGDSVPSSQSITIRIRDRGGGIPPDILPHIWSYSFTTFSDIDLQGSENGSMDALNTISASGGQVSSIAGLGYGLPLGRAYAEYFGGSIAVQSLWGWGTDVYLTLRGVGRID, from the exons ATGGCTTTTCGGCCTGGCTACCGGAGCCTTCAGATTGCGCGACCTCGTATTCTTCGTCAATCGTCCACGCAGAGTCAAAACTGGGCTGGTCGTCCATTTGATGTCGCCAAAGACAATGTTGCGCAGCTGGCTGCAAGTCCCCGTCGGCCGTTGACACTTGCAGACCTACTAAA ACACGGCCGCCCACCATTGAACAAAGAGGCTCTTCTAGCCTCTGCCAACTTCACACTATCCCTCCTCCCCGCCCGACTTGCTTCTCGCATTCAAGCATTACGAAACCTCCCTTTCATCGTCGTCTCAAACCCCCATGTCTCCAAAATCTACCATAATTACCTCCATTCGTTGTCAACCCTCATACCATATCAACAGCGCCGCATCACGACCcttgaagaggagaaacaGTTCGGGGATGTACTGGCAGACCTTGTACAGACGCACACAAATACAATTCCCGTCCTTGCACGCGGGTTTCTGGAGTGCAGGAAATATGTGAGCCCGGCCGACGTGACGAGCTTCTTAGACACGCATCTACGGGCGCGTATCGGCACGCGCTTGATCGCAGAGCAACATCTAGCCCTTCATTTTGCCTCCCAGCCCATCAGTGATACCTCGTCCGATGGTGCGGACGCACCCGCTCCCAAGAACTCAATTCCATCAAACTATATAGGTGTCATTGACACGGCTTTGCAGCCGGCACGTATCATCCGGCTTTGTGAGGATTTCGTTGGCGAAATCTGTGAGCTCAAATACGGAGTGCGACCGCGTTTGGAGATTGAAGGTGAGCCTGAGGCCACCTTTGCTCACATTCCTGTGCATGTGGAGTACATCATCACGGAGCTATTGAAGAACGCATTCCGGGCAACTATTGAAAATGGAAATGAGCGTGAGCCGATCGAGGTGACTATCGCGGCTGCTCCAGATGTTCCCGGGAATACACCGCCGGTTCCGGGTGATACCGAAGCTGACTTTGAGCTTGGTTCGGGGCTTTCCAGTGACAGCGAGAATGAAACCATTGGGGACTCGGTTCCATCCTCTCAGAGTATTACAATCCGTATCCGTGACCGAGGTGGTGGTATTCCACCGGATATTCTACCCCATATCTGGTCGTACAGCTTTACGACTTTCTCCGATATAGACCTCCAGGGCTCAGAGAACGGCAGTATGGACGCCTTGAATACCATCTCTGCTAGTGGTGGCCAGGTCAGCAGCATTGCCGGTCTTGGTTATGGGCTGCCTCTTGGCCGAGCCTATGCCGAATACTTTGGTGGTAGTATTGCCGTGCAAAGTCTGTGGGGGTGGGGAACGGATGTTTATTTGACGCTGCGGGGAGTGGGGAGAATCGATTGA
- a CDS encoding 2-methylcitrate dehydratase (PrpD), putative: MSRPYDQPMVDIVYYVYHHPLNQDDESIWKCARTALLDAMGCAIETAATSSECRKLLGPVIEGTVVPDGFKVPGTGFQVDPVKGAFDLGVLIRYLDHNDALGGAEWGHPSDNLGAILQVMDWLSRASLSGRRVHDGPPLTMQTLLTALVKAYEIQGCYQMLNAFNAYGIDHVVLVKLASAAVVCWLLGMTEVQAIATLSHVWMDGHPNRVYRSGANTSSRKGWAAGDAARRAVQLALLVQNGQPGSPGALSAKPWGFWERTFGEVGFVLPRPFGSWTVQNVLFKSMPVEGHAISAVEAAVLQAHRFRQRGLSDPLKQIQRIDLRTTAAALLIINKHGPLNNAADRDHCIQYVVALAFLKGDPPEAADYLDKSPWANNEELEALRERIVVQSDPKLTEDYLDLDKKSIGAGMTVHLADGSSLPQIVIQYPVGHARNPQTPAAVQKKFFQNMGLMFSATEIGWILGAVQNPDALISDFIDLLIQHSVKAKW, from the exons ATGTCACGCCCTTACGACCAACCCATGGTAGACATAGTCTACTATGTCTACCACCACCCCCTCAACCAAGACGACGAATCGATTTGGAAATGCGCGCGGACAGCCCTGCTGGATGCAATGGGCTGCGCCATCGAAACAGCAGCGACGAGCAGCGAATGCAGGAAGCTACTCGGACCCGTGATCGAAGGCACAGTAGTGCCGGATGGATTCAAGGTCCCAGGAACGGGGTTTCAGGTCGATCCCGTGAAGGGGGCCTTCGACCTTGGTGTCCTTATTCGGTACTTGGATCATAATGATGCGCTCGGCGGTGCGGAGTGGGGACATCCTTCAG ATAATCTGGGTGCTATACTCCAAGTCATGGACTGGCTGTCTCGTGCAAGTTTGTCTGGTCGACGGGTTCACGACGGTCCGCCGTTGACGATGCAGACGCTGCTTACTGCGCTGGTCAAGGCGTACGAGATACAGGGCTGTTATCAAATGTTGAACGCTTTTAATGCATATGGAATCGATCACGTGGTGCTGGTCAAATTGGCTTCTGCTGCCGTTGTTTGTTGGTTGCTTGGGATGACGGAGGTACAAGCCATAGCGACTCTTTCTCATGTTTGGATGGATGGCCATCCAAATCGGGTTTACCGATCCGGCGCAAATACCAGCTCGAGGAAAGGGTGGGCAGCAGGCGATGCGGCCAGAAGAGCTGTGCAGTTGGCTCTACTAGTCCAAAATGGCCAGCCTGGTTCGCCGGGGGCGTTGAGCGCGAAGCCATGGGGATTCTGGGAGCGGACTTTTGGCGAGGTGGGATTTGTACTTCCACGACCATTTGGATCGTGGACGGTACAGAATGTGTTGTTCAAAAGTATGCCTGTAGAAGGGCATGCGATCTCTGCTGTGGAGGCAGCCGTTTTACAGGCGCATCGGTTTCGACAAAGGGGTCTGTCCGATCCTCTCAAACAGATCCAGCGAATAGATCTGCGAACGACTGCTGCTGCCTTGTTGATCATCAACAAACACGGACCGCTAAACAACGCTGCTGATCGTGACCACTGCATTCAATATGTGGTCGCCCTGGCATTCTTGAAGGGTGATCCGCCAGAGGCTGCAGACTATTTAGACAAAAGCCCATGGGCAAACAATGAGGAGCTTGAAGCCTTGCGAGAAAGGATCGTGGTGCAGTCAGATCCTAAGCTCACGGAGGACTACTTGGATCTGGACAAGAAGAGTATTGGTGCGGGAATGACGGTCCATCTTGCAGATGGGTCCTCATTGCCACAGATAGTGATTCAATATCCCGTAGGACATGCGCGGAATCCCCAAACACCAGCTGCGGTGCAAAAGAAGTTTTTCCAAAACATGGGGCTAATGTTCTCTGCGACAGAGATCGGTTGGATATTGGGTGCTGTTCAAAATCCAGATGCTTTGATCTCGGATTTCATAGATCTGTTGATCCAGCACTCAGTCAAGGCAAAGTGGTAG
- a CDS encoding IQ calmodulin-binding motif protein gives MIYDRGDPRQAWENRLSVHEDEYVGGKVSLPAASEIPNVDLQVINYHRPLLGTFHAKLTVIDRRMALLQSSNIQDNDNLEMLAHIEGPIVDSFYDAALLSWGKALDPPFPLLNSPARDAPIPCHEERSDVIPPENGDRALPEHTTDSPHYDSDFEQEARRVNDCIHPQGDETRTQAVSRHLNTTIQPDTTGDAPESDQDDPFNPYMILPRHEPFAMALVNREPYGSPNHSHVHTPQNAAWLSAINNAQQSILIQTPNMNAEPLLEPLLNAVRRGIVVSCYLCLGYNDAGELLPLQNGTNEMIANRLYNDLETEDEKSRLQIFYYVGKDQTRPIHNSFKKRSCHIKLMIVDEQIAIQGNGNLDTQSFFHSQEINVLLDSALVCRAWTELINRNQNTAKYGAASKMDGCWHDPETDEIPAGSMGPIRGWFSWAKGAAGAIRRVRGVGGF, from the exons ATGATCTATGATCGTGGAGATCCTCGTCAG GCGTGGGAGAATAGACTGAGTGTCCATGAGGACGAATATGTCGGCGGAAAAGTGAGCCTACCTGCCGCGAGCGAGATCCCCAATGTCGATCTCCAAGTCATCAACTACCACCGACCTCTCCTTGGAACGTTCCATGCTAAACTCACTGTGATTGACCGGCGCATGGCGCTCCTCCAGAGCAGCAATATCCAAGATAACGACAACCTTGAGATGTTGGCTCATATCGAGGGCCCAATTGTTGATTCTTTCTATGACGCTGCTTTACTGTCGTGGGGAAAGGCTCTCGACCCCCCATTCCCACTTCTGAATTCTCCTGCGAGGGATGCTCCGATACCATGCCATGAAGAAAGGAGCGATGTTATCCCTCCAGAGAATGGAGATAGAGCTCTTCCTGAGCATACGACCGATTCTCCACATTATGATAGTGACTTTGAACAAGAGGCCCGGAGAGTCAACGATTGTATCCACCCACAAGGTGACGAAACACGCACACAGGCCGTCAGCCGTCATCTCA ATACAACCATCCAGCCTGACACAACGGGCGACGCACCAGAAAGTGATCAGGATGATCCGTTCAATCCTTACATGATTCTACCTCGCCACGAGCCCTTCGCGATGGCGTTGGTAAACAGGGAACCATATGGGT CCCCGAATCACAGCCACGTGCACACCCCGCAAAATGCAGCGTGGCTATCCGCAATCAACAATGCCCAGCAATCAATCCTCATCCAAACACCCAACATGAACGCCGAGCCTCTACTGGAGCCCCTCCTCAATGCCGTTCGCCGCGGCATTGTGGTATCCTGCTATCTCTGTCTTGGCTACAACGACGCAGGAGAGCTCCTCCCGTTGCAAAATGGGACCAACGAAATGATTGCGAACAGGCTGTATAACGACCTCGAAACCGAGGACGAGAAATCTCGTCTACAGATATTCTATTATGTCGGCAAGGACCAAACTCGTCCGATTCATAACAGCTTTAAGAAGCGGAGCTGTCATATCAAGTTGATGATTGTCGACGAGCAGATTGCAATTCAAG GTAACGGGAACCTCGACACCCAGTCATTCTTCCACAGCCAGGAAATCAATGTCCTACTTGATTCCGCCCTCGTTTGTCGTGCTTGGACCGAGTTGATCAATCGCAACCAAAACACTGCCAAATATGGCGCTGCAAGTAAGATGGACGGCTGCTGGCATGACCCTGAGACCGACGAGATTCCGGCGGGCTCCATGGGGCCTATCCGGGGTTGGTTCAGTTGGGCTAAGGGAGCTGCTGGTGCTATACGGCGGGTGAGAGGTGTTGGCGGATTTTAG
- a CDS encoding Ribosome biogenesis protein (Bms1), putative, protein MEQQANRAHRPAKEKKKFEGANPKAFVTSRPGKLNKQAARSHDVREKRLHVPLVDRMPEEAPPVVVAIVGPPGVGKTTLLKSLIRRYTKQTLSSPQGPLTVVTTKRKRLTFLECPSDSLAAAIDVSKIADIVLLMIDGNFGFEMETMEFLNALSTAGMPGNVFGILTHLDQFKKHSTLKDAKKRLKHRFWSELYAGAKLFYLSGVINGRYPDREVHNLSRFLSVMKNPRPLVWRNSHPYALADRFLDITPPTQIEENSKCDRTVALYGYLRGTNFPSHGARVHVPGVGDLTVANIEGLPDPCPTPYMDQQIAKATGKSNRRKLGEHQKLLFAPMSDVGGVLVDKDAVYIDIKTNTFDRDSDEDSDDAERRGLGEHLVVGLQGERKMLGEADQGVRLFRGGEALNTADDDETGRKDRRRARVAIPEQDDIDIPEGSDSEEEADEDVDEEDLTDDEGELDMSAPTDFEARFKAKQNGSAGVEEEDMAFADSDSDLGSISSVSDQELESGDEDEDEEDEDDEEGNVRWKENMLANAKSLHGKRPPFRVSDLSRMMYDESITPLDVVKTWRGEDSDDEEEDNEDRTADDEGEDFFKKTNNEKKDQADFRAVPEYDYDELERKWRDEELLELIKLRFITGKLSGGASDDEDGDMEDDEDEDEGDGDYEDLESGEVFNGIKEDGDEDEDEEGDDEPEKAADLEAERERNAKKKEELKLRFEEEDREGFGKVQDGTHDGIDGEFGEDDWYDLQKAKLQKQADINRAEFETLDPASRARAEGYKAGTYARIVLENVPYEFVSKFNPRFPVIVGGLSPTEDRFGYVQIRIKKHRWHKKILKSNDPLIFSLGWRRFQTMPIYSTSDSRTRNRMLKYTPEHMHCFATFYGPLVAPNTGFCCVNSFSNKNPGFRIAATGVVQSVDEHTEIVKKLKLTGYPYKIFKNTAFIKDMFTSALEIAKFEGASIKTVSGIRGQIKRALSKPDGCFRATFEDKILMSDIAFLRAWYPIKPHRYYNPVTNLLDQVDGEKGDNGWQGMRLTGEVRHAQGIATPKLKDSAYKPIERQARHFNPLRVPRQLAAELPFKSQITKMRGHKDQTYMQKRAVVLGGEEKKARDLMQKLTTLRNEKQAKRSAKQEERRKVYRAKVADSLEKKAEREKRERNDYWRKEGKKRKNPDEDSGGRGRGKKRK, encoded by the exons ATGGAGCAGCAGGCCAACAGGGCGCATCGCCCTgccaaagaaaagaagaaattcgAAG GTGCTAACCCAAAAGCTTTCGTCACTTCCAGGCCTGGAAAGCTCAATAAGCAGGCTGCGCGATCGCATGAT gtcagagaaaagagactCCATGTTCCCCTCGTGGATCGTATGCCCGAAGAGGCCCCGCCAGTCGTTGTCGCCATCGTTGGACCCCCGGGAGTCGGAAAGACAACTCTGCTCAAATCTCTGATCCGCCGCTACACCAAACAAACCCTCAGCTCGCCGCAAGGCCCATTGACTGTTGTTACGACCAAGCGCAAGCGTCTGACCTTCCTCGAATGCCCATCCGACTCGCTCGCAGCTGCGATTGATGTTTCCAAGATCGCAGATATTGTGCTTCTCATGATTGACGGAAACTTTGGATTCGAAATGGAGACGATGGAGTTTTTGAACGCCTTATCGACAGCCGGTATGCCGGGTAATGTCTTCGGTATTCTCACTCATCTTGATCAATTCAAGAAACACAGCACCTTGAAGGATGCGAAGAAGCGCCTGAAGCACCGTTTCTGGAGTGAACTATACGCGGGCGCAAAGCTCTTTTACTTGTCCGGTGTGATCAACGGCCGTTACCCCGATCGTGAAGTGCACAATCTTTCACGATTCTTGTCCGTCATGAAAAACCCTCGTCCGCTTGTGTGGCGCAATTCGCACCCTTACGCGCTTGCAGATCGCTTCTTGGACATTACACCTCCAACTCAGATCGAGGAAAACTCGAAGTGTGATCGCACAGTCGCGCTATACGGCTACCTACGCGGCACCAACTTCCCATCCCATGGCGCCCGAGTCCATGTTCCTGGTGTTGGTGATCTGACTGTTGCCAATATTGAGGGCTTACCCGACCCATGCCCAACTCCCTACATGGATCAGCAGATCGCCAAGGCGACAGGAAAGTCCAATCGGCGCAAGCTTGGCGAGCACCAAAAGCTGCTCTTTGCTCCCATGTCTGATGTTGGCGGTGTCTTGGTCGACAAGGATGCAGTTTACATCGATATCAAGACCAACACCTTTGACCGGGACTCGGACGAAGATTCGGACGATGCGGAACGCCGGGGTCTTGGTGAGCACCTTGTTGTTGGCCTTCAAGGCGAGCGCAAGATGCTGGGCGAGGCTGATCAGGGTGTTCGTCTCTTCCGGGGCGGCGAGGCCCTCAACACAGCGGATGACGACGAGACCGGCCGGAAAGATCGACGCCGCGCTCGCGTGGCTATACCCGAACAAGACGACATAGATATCCCCGAAGGTTCCGATAGTGAAGAGGAGGCGGATGAAGATGTGGACGAGGAGGATTTGACAGATGACGAAGGGGAGCTCGACATGTCTGCCCCTACAGACTTTGAAGCCCGATTCAAGGCCAAGCAGAATGGAAgtgctggtgttgaggaagaagacaTGGCTTTCGCTGACAGTGACTCTGACCTGGGCTCCATCTCTTCAGTCTCAGACCAGGAACTTGAGAGCGgcgatgaagacgaggatgaggaggatgaagatgatgaggaggGCAATGTTCGATGGAAGGAGAACATGCTCGCCAATGCCAAGTCCCTTCACGGGAAGCGCCCTCCTTTCCGAGTCAGCGACCTGTCAAGAATGATGTACGATGAGTCGATCACCCCACTTGACGTTGTGAAGACATGGCGCGGTGAAGATTCcgacgatgaggaggaggacaATGAAGATAGAACCGCTGACGACGAAGGCGAggacttcttcaagaagaCAAACAACGAGAAAAAAGACCAAGCCGACTTCCGTGCCGTTCCGGAGTACGACTATGATGAGCTGGAGCGCAAGTGGCGAGATGAGGAGCTGCTCGAATTAATCAAACTCCGCTTCATCACTGGCAAACTGTCCGGTGGTGCctcggatgatgaggatggtgatatggaggatgacgaggatgaagatgaaggcgATGGTGACTACGAAGACTTGGAGTCTGGTGAAGTTTTCAACGGTATCAAGGAAGATGgtgacgaagatgaagatgaggaaggCGATGATGAGCCCGAAAAGGCAGCCGACCTGGAAGCCGAGCGTGAGCGAAATGCtaaaaagaaggaagagctGAAGCTTCGtttcgaagaagaggacCGCGAAGGCTTTGGAAAGGTTCAGGACGGGACGCATGATGGTATTGATGGCGAGTTCGGCGAAGATGATTGGTACGATCTGCAGAAAGCCAAGCTGCAAAAGCAGGCAGATATCAACCGCGCTGAATTCGAGACACTTGACCCAGCCTCGCGCGCCCGGGCTGAAGGCTACAAAGCCGGCACCTACGCACGTATCGTCCTCGAGAATGTACCTTATGAGTTTGTCTCCAAGTTCAACCCTCGCTTCCCTGTCATTGTTGGTGGTCTCTCACCTACTGAAGATCGATTCGGCTACGTGCAGATTCGCATCAAGAAACATCGCTGGCACAAGAAGATTCTCAAGAGCAACGATCCGTTGATCTTTTCGCTTGGTTGGCGTCGCTTCCAGACCATGCCTATTTACAGCACCTCCGACAGTCGGACGCGAAACCGCATGCTTAAGTACACACCTGAGCATATGCACTGCTTCGCTACCTTCTACGGACCCCTTGTCGCTCCGAACACCGGGTTCTGCTGTGTGAACTCTTTCTCGAACAAGAACCCTGGTTTCCGCATTGCGGCCACTGGCGTTGTTCAGAGCGTAGATGAGCACACAGAAATTGTCAAGAAGCTCAAACTCACTGGTTACCCTTACAAGATCTTCAAGAACACGGCCTTTATCAAGGACATGTTCACCTCTGCGCTGGAAATAGCCAAGTTCGAGGGTGCATCCATCAAGACTGTCTCTGGTATTCGCGGTCAGATCAAGCGTGCACTATCCAAGCCCGATGGCTGTTTCCGTGCTACATTCGAGGATAAGATCTTGATGAGTGATATTGCCTTCCTGCGTGCTTGGTACCCCATCAAGCCCCACCGCTACTACAATCCTGTGACCAACTTGTTAGACCAGGTCGATGGCGAAAAGGGTGATAATGGATGGCAAGGCATGCGATTGACTGGTGAAGTCCGTCATGCCCAGGGTATCGCCACCCCCAAACTTAAAGACTCGGCTTACAAGCCCATCGAAAGACAAGCCCGTCACTTCAACCCGCTTCGTGTGCCAAGACAGTTAGCCGCCGAGcttcccttcaagtcgcagATCACCAAGATGAGGGGCCACAAGGATCAGACCTACATGCAGAAACGTGCCGTTGTTCTTGGAGGCGAGGAAAAGAAGGCCCGAGACCTCATGCAGAAGCTCACTACCTTGCGCAACGAGAAGCAAGCTAAGCGATCTGCCAAGCAAGAGGAGCGCCGCAAGGTCTACCGCGCTAAGGTGGCCGATAgtctggagaagaaggcagaGCGCGAGAAGAGAGAGCGCAATGATTACTGGCGCAAGGAGGGCAAGAAACGCAAAAACCCTGATGAAGACTCTGGTGGCCGTGGACGCGGCAAGAAGCGCAAGTGA